The Anderseniella sp. Alg231-50 genome segment CATCCTCGTTGTCGCAACGGGTGGAACTGCACACTCATACGATGGACAACGGTGTCATGAAAATGCGCCCGGTCGATGTCATCGAAATCCCCGCCAACTCCATGACCGAGTTAAAATCAGGCGGGTATCACATCATGATGTTCGACGTGAAAACCAAGCCCGAGAAAGGTTCGCCGGTGCCTCTTACCCTGACCTTCGAAAATGCCGGCGACGTGCAGATCAACGCCATCGCCGGCGATGTTGGCGACACGCACAGCCACTAGGGCCTGCTGATACCAGTATAGCGTCTGCTGACTATCAGTTGCACTCCGCGAGGGGCCGCTTGCACGCGGGATCAATGGACTCCGGTGCATCCGAACCTGGAGTCTCGAAAATCTGTCCGGGATAAATCCTGTCCGGATCGCGGATCTGATCCTTGTTGGCATCATAAATCACCGTGTACTGGCGACCCTTGCCGTAGATCAC includes the following:
- a CDS encoding copper chaperone PCu(A)C, producing MKRAYLIAALAVLGAAGGAYSVMHMMHSGHHDMTVQATAGALSIGNAKARFLIEGRPGAVFLSINNKGSADKLVAASSSLSQRVELHTHTMDNGVMKMRPVDVIEIPANSMTELKSGGYHIMMFDVKTKPEKGSPVPLTLTFENAGDVQINAIAGDVGDTHSH